The following coding sequences lie in one Rutidosis leptorrhynchoides isolate AG116_Rl617_1_P2 chromosome 4, CSIRO_AGI_Rlap_v1, whole genome shotgun sequence genomic window:
- the LOC139840486 gene encoding monooxygenase 1-like, whose translation MVIIGAGICGLATAVALNKKGIKSVVMEKSESLRNVTGAAIGIRQNGWRALDQLGVADILRPTAISLQRERMVLLKEGKQQQSSMIGETRCLRRKDLLNTLYDALPPDTVKFGCQLKSIKLNLTTNKPVLRFINGRSIIAKVVIGCEGGRSIVAEYLNVKPTKMFPSCNVRGITNCPNGHSFDAEFVRFRSDNNLVGRIPIDDKSVYWFCGHPYIPGG comes from the exons atGGTGATAATTGGGGCAGGTATTTGCGGGCTAGCGACAGCTGTGGCACTTAATAAAAAAGGAATAAAAAGTGTAGTAATGGAGAAATCAGAGAGTCTGAGAAACGTCACCGGAGCCGCAATCGGAATCCGCCAAAATGGTTGGCGAGCTCTCGATCAGCTTGGCGTTGCCGACATCCTCCGCCCTACTGCTATTTCTCTTCAGAG GGAACGAATGGTATTACTCAAGGAGGGGAAACAACAGCAGAGTTCAAT GATTGGCGAAACTCGTTGCTTAAGAAGAAAGGACTTATTAAACACTCTGTATGATGCCCTTCCTCCAGATACAGTAAAGTTCGGTTGCCAACTTAAATCAATAAAATTGAACCTGACTACTAACAAACCAGTTCTTCGGTTCATCAATGGAAGGTCTATCATTGCCAAG GTTGTGATTGGATGTGAAGGAGGCAGGTCGATTGTTGCCGAATATCTTAACGTCAAGCCTACAAAGATGTTTCCGTCATGTAATGTTAGAGGCATAACAAACTGCCCAAATGGTCATTCATTCGACGCCGAATTCGTTCGTTTCAGAAGTGACAACAATCTTGTAGGAAGAATACCGATTGATGATAAATCGGTTTACTGGTTTTGTGGCCATCCCTATATTCCTGGAG